Proteins found in one Atribacterota bacterium genomic segment:
- a CDS encoding AI-2E family transporter: protein MILVKDRESKFIIQLLIGIILFCYIAHRLGLILTYFSLSLFLAYFFGPLYRFLLTKRISKTLSILIIFAIIITFTVLVIFFLIPNTINELNQLYREIPGLISGFQDLLLSFEFIFEFIEDSTNLEVFLQDIFEEIQIGMLTFSRNAIFELSSFVTKFGFGVIVIPIILYYLLIDLELFKDNLLIFVSEKNKKSFREIVIEIDRILSNFIRGRLIVCFIVGALITLGLYFLQIKFYLIIGLVSGILNFIPYLGPIIGWVLSLFFVIGKPWSVFILVTILFVAVNQIEALWLNPKILGKEMGLHPLTIIFAVMTFGGLLGFLGVLYAIPLAATLKVVMYRYLVQEEKVNC from the coding sequence ATGATCTTAGTAAAGGATAGAGAAAGCAAATTTATTATACAACTACTCATTGGAATAATATTATTTTGTTATATTGCTCATCGGTTAGGATTAATACTAACATATTTTAGCTTATCCCTATTCTTAGCATATTTTTTTGGACCTCTTTATCGTTTTTTACTAACAAAAAGAATATCTAAAACATTATCAATTTTAATTATTTTTGCTATTATCATTACATTTACAGTTTTGGTAATATTTTTCCTTATTCCTAACACAATTAATGAATTAAACCAATTATATCGAGAGATACCAGGATTAATATCAGGGTTTCAAGATTTGTTATTGTCTTTTGAATTTATTTTTGAGTTTATTGAAGACTCAACCAATTTAGAAGTATTTCTTCAAGATATTTTTGAAGAAATACAAATAGGGATGTTGACATTTTCCCGGAATGCAATATTTGAATTATCATCATTTGTTACAAAGTTTGGGTTTGGCGTTATAGTAATACCAATAATATTATATTATTTGCTAATTGATTTGGAGTTATTTAAAGATAATCTTCTAATATTTGTATCAGAAAAAAATAAAAAAAGTTTTCGCGAAATAGTAATTGAAATCGACAGGATTTTGAGTAACTTTATACGCGGAAGATTAATTGTTTGCTTTATAGTTGGTGCCCTGATTACTTTAGGCTTATATTTTTTACAGATTAAATTTTATCTTATAATTGGATTAGTGTCTGGCATTTTAAATTTTATACCATATCTTGGTCCAATTATTGGTTGGGTATTATCACTATTTTTTGTAATTGGAAAACCATGGTCTGTATTTATATTAGTAACAATTCTTTTTGTAGCTGTTAATCAAATTGAAGCCTTATGGTTAAACCCAAAAATATTAGGCAAAGAGATGGGTTTGCATCCATTGACTATTATATTTGCAGTAATGACTTTCGGTGGTCTTCTTGGGTTCTTAGGAGTACTATATGCAATTCCGCTTGCAGCTACTCTAAAGGTTGTTATGTACCGATATTTGGTTCAGGAGGAAAAAGTAAATTGTTAG
- the smpB gene encoding SsrA-binding protein SmpB has product MLEKDTEKYQVISVNRKARHDYHILDTYEAGIVLRGTEVKSIRNRQVSIKESYAHFKGMELYIINMHISPYKFGNRYNLEPKRDRKLLLQNKQLTKLKGQIEQKGFTLIPLKLYFKNGYAKLEIGLAKGKRLFDKKRDLTQKAIQREAERELKYNKWGR; this is encoded by the coding sequence ATGCTTGAAAAAGATACAGAAAAATATCAAGTTATTTCAGTTAATCGTAAAGCCAGGCATGATTATCATATTTTAGATACTTATGAAGCTGGTATAGTATTAAGAGGAACTGAAGTAAAGTCGATTAGAAATCGCCAGGTCAGTATAAAAGAGAGTTATGCTCATTTTAAAGGCATGGAGCTTTATATTATAAATATGCATATAAGCCCATATAAATTTGGGAACCGATATAATTTGGAACCGAAGCGGGATAGAAAACTTTTACTACAAAATAAACAATTAACAAAATTAAAAGGACAGATAGAACAAAAAGGATTCACTTTGATTCCGTTAAAGCTTTATTTTAAAAATGGATATGCAAAATTAGAAATTGGACTTGCAAAAGGGAAAAGGCTCTTTGACAAAAAACGAGATCTCACCCAGAAAGCAATACAAAGAGAAGCCGAAAGGGAATTGAAGTATAATAAATGGGGGCGATAG